ttcttcacgaCGACAATCGCGAGCGAGTCCTTAATCACGGAGAAGCTTGTGACTAGAAGATAATGGGAAAGTTATAAACTAAACGTATTGCCAGTATAATTGCGACTGAATAACCGCTAAGTCTGAATGGGCTTTGGACTACAATATGTAGCCTTCTAAAGTCTCTTTCGTCCTCTTCTCAACAGCATGATGGCGATTCTCTTCCCAgatctctcctccttcgccAAACTGATTGCTCAAGTGACCCAAAAAGAAGTCCAAATTTTTCACAGCTTGTGGGAAGGCATTTGCGAACGTACTATAGATGTGCTCCACGGTCGGCTTCGTAGCAGCCTGCGAAATCTCGTCTTTGAAAAGCGCAAGATACTTGCGATTGTGCTCCAGGTCGGCGGCAGTATCAAGTGACCAtccatcttggagatgaCCAACAATGATTTTGGTAGGCTTAAGCGACTCAATCAATTCAATGACCTGCAGAAATCTCATTGTAAGTGACCTCCTTAGAAAGCGTTAATACATGGAGTTCTTACCGATTGCCACGCATGGAGAATTTCTGGTGTTTCAATTTCTTCTGCCCTACCCGGTATCTATAAGTACACTATATGGCAAGTGTCAATTAGGCACTCTTACCAGAGATGTGTGCTTCTCCCATACAACGCGTCACCCGTGATTACGGTCCTCTCCGTTGGCAGCCAGAAAAGCGTGTGGTCCACTGCGTCACCTTGTACTGGCCCTAGAAGCATAATTGGGCTTTCTGGATCTTTGTCGAGGATGACAAAGCTGTACGGGTAGGGATCAGGTTTCCTAGGTACCTGTGGAATCTCGTCTCTACCAAAGATGGTCGGCCAATATTTAACCTTCTCATCGTATTCCCTGTCAATTCCGGCCCTAACATAAGGTGCGGCATAAAATTTCGCGGATGGGAATGCCTCCAGGATAGGATTAGCACTGAAGTAATGGTCGGGGTGGTGGTGCGTAACAAAGACAGCCTGCAAAGCATTCGGGGTTTTGTCCTTGATGAATTGAACAACGCGAACAGCATCCGAGACCAAGAATGGCGGGTCAATCAGCATAGCAGATTTGCTGCCAACAATAAGTGTCGTGACACTTGACAGGCCCTTTTCAGATGAGGATATGTGATATGTTTGAAGTGGCATGGTGGATTTTTAAGCGTTCGACCAGGTATTAGTTACCAATTATTCGAGAAGTATGCACTGCTATTTGGACAACAATGCCGGCCCACGAAGTTATATACTCAATAGCGAAGTCTTCTGTTGCCGAATACGCGATGAAGTTGGTGCATTAGGCGATAATAAATGAACAGCGGGGAAGGGTTTCATCCGGAAGGGGTCTGGTGTGACGGAACGAGACCAGTATATCTGGGCATTCGCTTTGCTCCTGGGAATTTGGGTCATATCCGGTGTCTTAGCCGGCTGCGGCGTAAATCACATTTGTTATGCTATATCTGGATGCAACATACGGATAAGGGTCTCCTTCCGTTCAACCCAAACAACCCTCCAATGCCCCAGAGTCTTCCGTATAACCGTCATTGGTTTCCGGAAGCTGCACATATTATCGTGTATGTCACCGTCCTAGACGACATGGACGTAATATATATTTAGGTCTAGGCCTAATGGGTTCAGCGTTATAGAACGTCAGCTTTTTCTTATGTCAGTGATCACTTCAACATTTTGACGTATCAATTTGcaatttatatttatttatattttctgTATCGTTACTGAGCCAACCGCCCGCCATAACGCCAATCACCGCCTCGACCTCTTCTTAGATAACCTCAAAATCTAAGCAGGGGGATATGAATGAAAACAAGTTGAAGACTCCGAATGGAGTGTGCGGGAGCAGAAGTGCGGGAGACCCGCTGGTGCTTCCACCCAATACCAGCAGTGAGCACTTTCATGATTTCATTAACAGAGCGCGAACGATTTGTGGTCTTGACAATGTTTTTGTCTTGGAGCGTGAGGATCAGCTCATTGATGGGACCTATCGATATCCTAACAAAACGCATGACATGCATGCTATCTTGGACCGTACCTactttgtttcttctgcaACCGTTTCTCCGCGGAACGTGCCCGAGGTTCAGGATATGATGCGCCTCTGTAACGAGTTTGACGTTCCTGTTTGGCC
Above is a genomic segment from Trichoderma breve strain T069 chromosome 6, whole genome shotgun sequence containing:
- a CDS encoding metallo-beta-lactamase superfamily domain-containing protein, encoding MPLQTYHISSSEKGLSSVTTLIVGSKSAMLIDPPFLVSDAVRVVQFIKDKTPNALQAVFVTHHHPDHYFSANPILEAFPSAKFYAAPYVRAGIDREYDEKVKYWPTIFGRDEIPQVPRKPDPYPYSFVILDKDPESPIMLLGPVQGDAVDHTLFWLPTERTVITGDALYGRSTHLWAEEIETPEILHAWQSVIELIESLKPTKIIVGHLQDGWSLDTAADLEHNRKYLALFKDEISQAATKPTVEHIYSTFANAFPQAVKNLDFFLGHLSNQFGEGGEIWEENRHHAVEKRTKETLEGYIL